AGCGATGACTGTCTGAATCTCGGGTGCAAATCTTTTCAGCTCATTGCGCCAGTTGTACACCAAAGAAGCTGGGCAGACAATTAACGCTGGCACTCCCTGCTCTCGGATCTCTGGTAGCACGGACACGATAAAAGCGATGCTTTGCAATGTTTTGCCCAGTCCCATATCATCTGCTAGAATACCGCCAAAACGATAGTGCGCTAACGTTTTCATCCATTGAAATCCATATATCTGGTAGTCTCGAAGTACATGAGCTACGCTTTCGGGTACAGGAAAATCCAGATTGTCAGGATTTCGGATATTTTCTAAAAGACGTCGAAGCGATTTGCCCAGCTTGACGTTCTTGCCCCTTTCATGTGAATCAATCAAATGAAGTCCACGGACTAATGGAAGGCGTAGATTCGCTTCCTTCCACTCCTCTTTTCGTATTCCTAGCTCATTTATAAAGAGGGAAACCTCCTGGAACTCCACACTTTCCAACGGTAATAATGCTCCATTAGGTAATCGATAGTATTTTCGCTTCTCTTCAAGCGATTTCAGTAGCTTTCGAATATCTGAATCAGGTATTCCAGCCATATCAAAATTAAATTCAAGCCATTGCATTCGCTCATCTACATCTACTGTTATCTTAGGAGGAGTATGCCCAGTGTGAAGTCTTACTTTTACTGCTGTGGTTGCATATACCTTTAAGAGCTTCTCTAGCACGGGAATGACATGGTATAAAAATTCATATTCTGCCTCTTCATCATCCATAAAATATCCTGCTTCCGTCTGCACAAAGGAGCTGTTTTCCATAAGCTCCAGAATACGTCGCTCCTGATCACCATCCCTCATGAGAATCGGATCAGTATCTCTCTTCCGGCTAGTAGTCTCCAAAGGGTTGATGATAATATCGCCATATTGAAATTCAAGACCTGCAAGCAATCGATCTCTCACTCGGTCTAGGTATAGCCTTGCCTGTAACGGTGTTTGTACGATTTTCTCAGAAACAGCTTGAGCAATATGCACACTTCCTAGCTTTATCAGACCAGGTATAACCTTTTCCATAAAAGGTTCCATTTGCTCGGGCTGAATCTGAACCTGATTCCTGTGCGATGGATCAAGCATTCTTTTTAATTCAAGGAGACGCTTGCACTGTTCCTGCTGGAGCTTGATAAGCTTTCCATCCGAAAGGACTACTTCATATGATTCCATGATGGTGAGCTTATCTAAGCCTCGAATATCCAACCGATAGCCTGTAGACTGCGCTTGGTCGAATTCAAATTCCAGAGGCAATGGCCCATCGGATAAATGGATACCATCAAGTAGACGATCTCCCTGCTCAAGTTTTACCAATGGGGCCTTCATTAGCAGAGCTAGAAGAGGCTCCCATGAAAAAGGAGGAATCAAAAGCATCCGATCATCGCTCTTCCTATTAGCATGGACGGATATATTCCATGTATCTTGAAACATTCTTTCGTTTTTACTAATTTGGACTAATTGCTGAAGAACTTCATCATTTTCTTTTTGAAAGCTATGAAGCTCAGGATCATAGGCAAAGTGTTTCGAGAATATAACCCCTTCACGACGATCCATTCGGTCAAGAAATTCTCTTATATGTTTAACCACATAGAGTCGTTTTGGCCCTAATTTAAGCTCTAGACCAAACATGTACCTACCATAACCATAATGGAAGGGCCTACAAATAAACTCTACGTCAAGAACCTCCCTTGTATCTAGGGGTGTACGTGTACTGCTTGGACGCAACGATTGGCGGCTAAATATCCTCAGCATATGTTTTGCCATTTGTGCATCTGAATCAGAGAACATTGTAGACCGCTCCATAGAATCGGCAAATTTTGCTCTGGTATACTCGCGCCCCTCAGCTATCCCCTCTCTAGCCTGTATCTGACTAGCATTGATACGATTATTAAATGGTCCGCTACTATCCTGATCACTATCCCGTATACTTAACAATACAGCAGCAGTATGCTGACAAAATTTATCGTACGAAGAAAGGGTAGGACAAGTGCATTCCGCACTCACTTCCCCTCGGTCTATTCTAACAGTAACCTGGTAACCACTCCCGGCATTTACCGTTGCTTGATAGCTTTGTTGATCTGGGTCATAATTCGTAATCATCACCTTGCCCGTTCGATAATATACGTCACCTTTTTCGTAAGAGACCTGACCGCACAAGGTTTTAATGATCCTTCGACTTAACTGAAAGCTCATTGCACTGTTCCTTCCTATTGCATGTTAATTTACTCTATCCGGTTTTACTTTCGTACCTATGATAGCAGAAACAGCTCCAAATAAGAAAAGGTTCCTTGATAACAAACATCTTTTGCTACTAGAATCGAAAAAAATGTTCCTTCTGCAAGACAATCCCTAGTTAATATGTTTTGTCCAAATGTAAATCAAACAGTATAATGAAAGTATTTCATGCATGAGAGGAAGGTGCCCGGCTTTTGTCTACAGCAGGAGTCTTCGAACGTATTCAAATTAATTTTCACCTGTTATCTTCTAAGGAAAAAGAAATTGCAGAGTACATCCGGAAGCATAAGGATCTGATGTTAAATATTAATATTAAAGAATTAGCACAGAAAGTAGAAACATCCACTTCGACCATCACACGGTTTTGTAAGAAGATTGGCTGTAATAATTTTGTCGAATTTAAAATCATGTTAAGTCGTGAGGTTGCTCCTACAGAAACAAGTGAAAATACATTTGCTCAAGTAGGAAATACCTATTTGCAGATCATCCAGTCTACGATTGAAATGATTGATCCAGCGATTATCAAACAGATTGTTCAATTGATTATAAACTCACGGGTTATTCACATCTATGGAATCGGCAGCTCAGGCTTGACCTCTCTGGAGATGAAAAACAGATTGGTACGGTTTGGCTTGCTGGTCGATGCGATTATTGATCCTCATATGATGCTGATGGATGCTTCGCTTTTAACCAGCAATGATTTGGTCATTTGCCTGTCAAATACGGGGCTGACACGTGAAGTCATTGATGCTGCTAGGGAAGCTAAGTCGCATGAAGCCACTGTCGTTAGCATCACAAACTATAATCACACGCCCCTCACCGATACCTCTGATATCGTCCTGTTCACATCCAACCTTCGACGAAGTGATGAATTACAATTGGTGCAAAGCCAGCTTGCATTCTATTTCATCATTGATGTCATTTCGATGCTGTTAGCCGAGGATGCTGAATTATTGGCAAAACGCCAAGAAACATTGCGCGTTCTTTACCAGCATAAACAAGGATAATCTTTGAAAAAAAGAAGGCTTTCACCAATTGGCGAAGCCTTCTTTTTAGACTCTACATCTGCCTTTCTCTTACTAATAGAGAGATATAGTGATTATTATGCTTTCGCAAGCTGACCAACAAAACGCTTTGTAATCTGCTGTGGACGCGTTATGGCCCCTCCTACAACTACAGCATAAACCCCTAGCTCTAAGCAGCGCTTAGCCATAGCAGGAGTCAAGATATTTCCCTCCGCAATGACTGGCACAGAAACACATGCAAGTATTTCTTGCAAAAGGGAAAAATCGTTATCGTACAGCCTTTGCCCGATACTCTGAGAGGTGTAGCCAACGAGAGTAGTAGAGACAAAATCAAAACCAAGCTCCTCTGCCTTTTTCGCTTCTGCCAAGGTAGCAACGTCCGCCATAAGCAATTGGGACGGGTATTTCTCTTTTACTTCCTGAACAAATCGTTCTAGTGTTTTCCCGGCTGGTCGAATTCGATCAGTCGCATCTAGCGCAATAATTTCGCAGCCTGTCTCGACTAGCTCATCTATTTCTTTCATCGTTGGGGTGATATAAATTTCTGAATCGTCGTAATCGCGTTTGACGATTCCCATAATTGGTAGCTTGACCTGCTTTTTAATTTCTGCAATATCTTCCCGCGTATTGGCACGAATACCAACAGCACCGCCTTCCTCAGCTGCCCGTGCCATTCTCCCCATGATAAAAGCGCTGTGCAAGGGTTCATCAGGCAAAGCCTGACATGATACTACCAAGCCATGCTTAATTTGTTCTTTTATTACTTCGTTTGTAATCTCATTCACGGTACCTACACTCCCAATGTTTCTTCAATTTCATTTTTAATGATAGTCACATGTGGTCCATAAATAACTTGAACGCCGTTTCCCTTCAAAATGACACCTTTTGCTCCTGTCTTCTTCAGCTCTTCTTCAGACACTTTTTCTCCGTCAAAAACGGTCATACGTAAGCGAGTCGCGCAGCAATCCACATCTTTAATATTTTCGCTTCCACCTAAGGCTTCAATAATAGTAACGGCACGGCTTGTTTGTGCTCCATCCGTTTCAGCCTCATGTAAACCCTGATCCGTTTCACGTCCTGGGGTTTTAATATTAAATTTCTTAATCGCAAAGCGGAAAGTGAAGTAGTACAAGAAGAACCAGAAAACACCGATTATTGGAACATATAACCAGTTTGTTTTGGCAGTACCTTGCAGAACTCCAAACAGAACAAAGTCAATAAAGCCACCAGAGAAGGTTTGACCAATCGTAATCTGGAAAATATGAGCCATCATAAACGCTAGACCATCAAAGAATGCATGCACAGCATACAAAACAGGTGCGATGAACAAGAATGAAAATTCGATCGGCTCCGTAATTCCTGTCAAAAAGCAGGTTAGACCCGCCGAAAGCAGTAGACCGGCAACTTTTTTGCGATTTTCTGGCTTCACACATTGATACATGGCCAGTACCGCTCCTAATAGTCCAAACATCATGGTAATAAAGCGTCCTGACATAAAACGAGCCGTTCCGATATAAAACTGCGTTGTGTTTGGATCAGCCAATTGGGCAAAGAAAATTTTCTGAGTTCCTTCCACCAATGTTCCATTGACAACCAATGAACCGCCAAGACCTGTCGTCCAGAATGGCATGTAGAAAATATGATGCAAGCCAAAAGGACCTAGTAGACGAAGAATAAATCCATAGAAGAATGTTCCAATGTATCCTGTTGATTCAACGAGGCCACCTAGCTTGAAAATTCCTGATTGAATAGGTGGCCATACAAGAAACATCGCTACTCCCAGCAAAATAGAGGCAAATGAAGTGATGATAGGTATAAAACGTGAACCACCAAAGAATCCTAAAAATTGAGGCAGTTCAACCTTGTTATACCGATTATGCAGAAGGGCTGTTAAAACACCAACAACAGCACCTCCGAAAACCCCAGTTTCTAATGTTTGAATGCCAAGCGTCATTCCCTGACCAACGGCTGCCAAATTCTCAGTTGCTAGCTTGCTCGTAATAATGAGCATCGCGTTAATAGTGGCGTTCATAACTAAATATCCTAATACTGCTGCTAATCCAGCGGTTCCTTTATCAGAACGAGCCAAACCTACTGCAATCCCAACAGCGAAGATGATAGCTAGGTTAGCAAACACAATAGAACCGGCTGAACTCATAATGGTGAAAATGGCTTGTAACCAAGGTACATCTAAAAATGGATACGCTACCAATGTATTGGGATTTGACAGGGCTCCTCCAATACCAAGTAATAAACCTGCTGCAGGAAGAACAGCGATAGGTAGCATGAATGATTTCCCAAAGCGTTGTGCATGTTCAAAGAATCCGCTCATTTTCTTCTCCCCAGTTCTATGATGAAAATTATTTTCGTTTTAATTTTAAAATAAGGTAATCATTTTCGTCAAGGTATTTTTGTAATCGTTCTCATGATTCCCCAATCCTCTCCTTTTTCCTACGTACAAAGACAAAAAAACCAGTACACTCCTGTTTTGGATTGAATGTACTGGTTTTACTCTTTTTTATTCTATCTATGTTTAGCTTTCCTCACAAAGCAGTAGCTGAACTAATCTATAATTTGGATGTCTTCTACTTTTCCATAAATGGACCACCATGGAGAAGCTTTATCTAATAATTCGTTTAAATGATCAATATTATACTTCCCTTTGGTTTGTAGCCACTGACGCAACCCCTCTTCGTCTCCTTCTCCATAAGCAGCTACACCGTCAAACCAAGTAGCCCGTCCACAAAGTACACCGCAAAAGGCAGACTCAGCTTCGATTGCGAACTCAATGGTTTTCCGGAATAATTCCGATGTAACGCCTGCACTTAAATAGATAAAGGGTAGGGTAGCTAGGTCTGATGCCTCTTTAAAATGTCTGGCAGCTTCTTCTTTCGTATAAGCATGCTCTCCATCTGCAAATCCCTCAACATAGTTGAAGTTAACAGGAACCTCTACCTTTAATACATCTATCCCGTAACGTGGTTTCGAGAATTCTTGGATGGATGCCTTAACTTTAGCCGGCTTTATTTTTGCAAACTCGATGCTTTTTGTGTCTTCCACAAACTGATCATAAACAATGGGCTCCACAAAAAGCGGTATATCTACCGCTCTGCATTCCGCTCCTACTCTTTCCAGGAATGCATGCTTCTTTTCATTAATCTCGGCAGGTTCGCAAGGATCATAGTAGACTAAAATCTTAACGGCATCTCCTCCCTGTTCTTTAATTCGAAGAGCAGACAAATCTTCTATCACATCTGGTAAACGTCCGGGTTCCGTAGCATCATATCCTGTTTTCTCATAAGAAAGTAACAATCCTGCTCGATCATCCTTTGCTTTCATACCGTATTTTCCTGTTTCTAGGTCTAATAGGATCGCACTAACGTAAGGAGTTAATTCACGGGAAACAGCCTCTTTAAAAATCTTGACCTGTTCTATATGATATGAGTCTCCTTTGACTTTTTGAATCATTTTCTTCATAGAGCCCCTCTGGTCAATGGCTAAAGCAGCGATTACTCCTTTATCGTTCGATAACCTCTGTAATCCTTCAAATTTTCCGCGTTGCATCTTCATCTTACCTTCACTCCCTACTATTCATTGTGGAAAAGGAGATACTCCAATGCCAAACAATCCAGTTAATGCATATCAATATGCTTGGGAACTTGGCCTTCAGGAACCTTGCCGTCCATACTTAAATAGTAATGATTAATTGGGTTTAATTGATCATCCAATTCATATACCAGCGGAATACCAGTCGGAATGTTTAAGCTTACAATACCGTCCGCCGAAATTTGATCTAAATATTTGATTAAGGCCCGAATCGTATTTCCATGAGCGGAGATAATGACCTTTTGGCCTTTTTTCAATGTAGGGGCAATTTCCGTATCCCAATAGGCTAAAACTCGTTTTTCGGTATCCTCAAGATTTTCAGTGAGAGGAAATTCCCCTTCCTTTAGTGCTTTATATTTTGGATGAGAGGCTTCAAAGCGCTCATCATCCTTTGTCAGAGCAGGCGGGCGTACATCGGTTGATCTTCTCCATAATTGAACCTGATCTGCTCCATATTTTTGACTCGTTTCTGCCTTATTTAAACCTTGCAAGGCCCCGTAATGACGTTCATTTAACTGCCATGTTTTATGGACAGGAATCCACATGAGATCCATTTCATGTAAAACAATCCATAAGGTACGAATTGCTCTTTTTAAAACAGAGGTGTAGCCTACGTCAAACACATATCCATTTTTCTTCAGGATCATTCCTGCTTCTCTTGCTTCTTGGAGTCCATTCGTGGATAAGTCCACATCTGTCCATCCTGTAAACCTATTTTCGAGATTCCATAAACTTTGTCCATGCCGAATAAGTACTAGTTTCATCATCACTGATACCCCTTTCTTCCCAAAAGGTCCTTTCGTAAGTGATCAGCCTGTCAGGTATACATGAACGATTCTTTTTCTCAACTTCAAGTAAGGTTATTCATATGTAGTATAGCATTAAATTGGTATTTTATTTCCTGCGTGGAAACGACACAAACGATACAAACAAATAAAAAAGGCAACTAGAACAGTTGAATCCTTTGTTCCTAGTTGCCTCAAGTCCTTCCATATTGCTACCGCTGTTATTTACGGTTGATGATTTAAAAGGTCATAGCCTGTTGCACAACATGACTATCAACATATTGTTTAAATTTGATAATTTTTCCCTCATGAAGGTGATAAATGTGTACAAACTCTGCTTGAAACGCTTTGCCTGTTGCTTTATAGGTTCCAGAATAAACCCCTTCAACGATAATGATATCCTTCTCGTTTACTTCATGATAGGTGTGTACGCTTGCCTTGAAATCGTCCCATTCCGTTGCCAAACGGCTAAATACATTCTGCATGACAGCCTCTACACCAATGTATGTTCCACCATATGGAAAGCCTGGTGCCTCCGTCCATTCTACGAAATCCGAAAGGGCTGCAAGCAAATGCTGAGCGTTAGAAGAAGATGGACCCTCGTATGTTCTGCGAATGATTTCTAAGTTAGTTAGTTGACCCATATAAGTATCCTCCAAATTCAGATAAGCAAGTCTGAAATCAATCTATTAGCATTCTCCGTCCAGTGAGCATTGCAATCCATCAAACTCGTTTGTCTTATTTTTATCTAGTTCCTTATCAATAATTTTTGCTAAGGTTTCCTTGTTAGCTAATCCCTGTACCACTTCGTCACCAATCACAAGCGTTGGAACAGCCATAATTTGCGCTTCTTCATAGGCATGCTTTAATAGCTTCTGATGCACTTCTTTATATTTTCGTGTTACCAAGGCTTCCCTGCACTCATCCATATCAAGTCCAACTTCACCCGCTAGTTTTGTCAGCACATCAATATCTTCAATGTTTTGTTCTTCTTGGAAAAATGCTGTAAACACTCTATGGTGATACTCATTGCCTTTCCCCTGTTCCTTCGCGTACTGATAGGCTTCAAATGCCAAGTGTGTATATGGATGTGGTGAAACACGTGGCAAACGCATATCAATTCCTAGCTTTTTAGCAGTCGGAAGAATAAAGGAATCCCAGGAGCCAAGCTTGTCAGGCTCCTTCCATGGATCAATTTTTGAATAAGGACTTGGACGCAATTCGAATGGCATCCATTCTACCTCTACATCTTTTTCCTTCGCGATCTCATCTAAAGGGCCTTTTCCTAAAAAACAAAATGGACATATAAAATCAGAGTAAGCTTTAATTTTTATCGTCATCGCTACATTACCTCAGCTTTCCATTTATAATCCTATTGTCATAACCATGCTAGTCATATAAAAAGATTCAAGAATATACTATTCAACGACTGGGGATTCACAAAGAATCTTCTACAGTACTTGTCGTCTTGTTAACATGTAACAATTATAGTTACAACTAAAGTTTAAGTCAACCATTTTATACGATCCATTTTAGAATTACTAATACGTTAAAAATTTATCCTCATTCAGCCACATTTCATAATCACCTCTCTCCTTACCTTGCCGCATATGAAAAAAAGCCTTTTCTCCGTTACGAAAAAGGCTTCCAGACAAAGCTTATCAATGTAATTTATCCATTTCACTCAACATCTGATATTGTCTGCGCAGCTCTCTTTTTACAATTTTCCCGCTAGGATTACGCGGTAGCTGATCTGTGACCACAACAAACTTAGGCACTTTAAAGGAGGAGAGACCTTTTTTACAAAATTGCAATAATTCTTCTGTTTCTATTTCTTCTCCTGCATTCGCTACTACAATCGCTGTAACTGCTTCGATCCAATACGGATGCGGAATACCGATCACTGCCACCTCCGAAACCTTTGGATGCTGATACATCCATTCTTCAATTTCACGACTAGCTACGTTTTCACCTCCCGTTTTAATCATATCCTTTTTGCGATCAACCACTGTTATATAGCCCTCTTCATCCATGCTACCGAGGTCACCACTATGAAACCAGCCACCTTGAAAAGCACTTCTCGTTTTCTCCTCATCCTTAAAATAGCCAAGCATGATATGACTGCTCCGATGTACAATCTCGCCGATATGGCCAATTGGCACTTCGTTTCCTGACTCATCAACAATTTTTGTTTCTACATGTAATGCAGGCTTCCCAGCCGAGCCTGTTTTGCGAAGCTGATCATGTGGTTTTAATACGGTGGCTAGTGGAGCTACTTCTGTTTGTCCATAAAAATTATACAGCTTGCTTTGAGGTAAGCGCATACAAAGCTCTTTGATAATCTCTACAGGCATGATGGCAGCTCCGTAGTAGCATTTTTGTAACGAAGATAAATTACGTGCTGCAAAATCCTCGGAACGCAACAATGCGATCCACACAGTAGGCGGACAAAAAAGCTGTGTTGCCCCGTATCGTTCTACCGTCTCAAGCATCAGTGCAGGTGCAGCATGCTCTAAAATAGTACCGCTTGCGCCAACATATAAATGAGGACCTAAGAAACAATGAAGCTGGGCGGAGTGGAATAACGGTAAAGCATGAACCAAAATATCCTGCTCCGTCAAATCACCATCTAAGATTACACTCATGTATTGCGCTATCAAGTTTTTATGAGTAAGCATAACGCCTTTTGGCTTGGACTCCGTACCACTTGTATACATAATCTGAGCGACGTCATCATCATCCAAGTTCACATCGGGCTCCACTGTTGGTAAGTCAGCAATCATCGTACGTAATGGCATCCATTCCAAAATAGGATCGGCAGGGCTTGATATGATGGCTCGTAATCGCAACTCGCAGTTCGCAATCTCATTCGCTTTATCTGCTACAGCTAGGAATTCTGGCGCAACAAAACAAGCCTGAATCTCTGCATGTCCCATGATATATGCAACATCCTCTACATTCAGCATATAGTTGATCGGGACCATAATAACTCCCGCTTTGGCTAAAGCGAACGTAACAATTACAAAGTCAAGTGAGTTACGGGATAGTACTGCAGCACGATCACCCGTTTGCAGTCCCTTAGAGCAGATGTATTGAGCTGTTTGGTTTATTAATGAATCGAGTTGTTGGTAGGTAACCTCCTCCCTTTTAAAACGCAAAGCTATTTTTTTCGGAAAACGGAGACTGCTTCTTCTGATAATATCCCCTAATGTATTGCGGCGAGTTCGTTGAATTTCGCTCATTTTCATACCTCCCCACTATTTCTCTTTATTATATATGGGTTTGGTACGTTTTCAGAATGTTTCGTCATAAATAAAACCTTTTCTTGCTCATGCACCAGTGACTGTCGCAGAGACTGCTCAGACGTTGAACAGTCTCTTTATCCGATTTGGTTACCCCTATTTTTTTCTGTCTGCTTTCATTAACTGTCTCTGCAACTCGTCCTTCTGTTCCTCTACTAGCAGTTGGTTTGCCATTGGAAAAAGAACCATCTCTTCTTTCATAAAGTGATCGGATAAAACTACGTAGGCTTTCGCTACAGGATCGGCTGTCATAATAGCTGAGTTCTTGTCAATCGTTACACCTACTGTGCTCATTTTTTCTTTGAAATGTACGAAATGTTGTTTCGCTTCTCGGTGTTCCTCTTCCATGACTGCAATAGGTCCGTTCTCTCCACCCGTCAGCTCAAATATCATGGGGAAAAAGAAGGATTCTTCACGTTCGGCGTGCGTTTCTAGCATAAGCAAAAAACTGTCTACCTTTTCTTCTAATGAATGCAGACTTTGAGCATAGCTCTTCTCATCTCCCGTTTTCCCCATTGTAACGGCTTGTTCATACAACTCTTCCATTAACTGCCGGAGCGGACCATGCTCGTTCTTTAATTGTTCAAATGCAGGTGATAAATCTTTATGCATGGCACTTTTCCTCCTTGTTTTCTCTGCTTCTAGTATACTTGTTTTTGCTAGAAATAGTGAGAAGTTGTAACGTTTTTACCAAAATAAAATAGGCACCTCCTTTTGCCCCTCAAGAGATGCCTATATCCTTTTGGATTTTTACCGTTTACCTTGTATTCTCTTCTTCCTGATGGATGAATTGCTGTTCGACCAATTCCTGGTGAAAACGTAAAAAGTGTAAATAGACACGGACAGCCTCATCAAAGCGCTCCATACGACTTTGTAATTGTTGCTGTTCACTAAGACCATAGAAGCGGCATTCGTGAACATGCATCACCCAGCGATCGAAGTCTCCTTTTCCAAACCAAATACGCTGATGAAAAAATTTTCTCATCATGTATAAAAATGATTCTTGGGAATAGTGATCTTGAAACTTTACGACTTGGTTCTCCCATTCATTTCGGACTTCCTCATGAAAAACGCTAAGGAACCATTTCATCGTACCTTCCACTAAAAGTCCGATATTCGTCCAAGCAAGTAATAAATCCCCAGGCTCTGTGCTCTGCATATGTAGCCAACGGTGCAGGCTTTTCGATAAACTAATCTGGCACAATAAGGTATCTGCCGTGACTAGATGAGCAGTAGACAGTTGTTTCGATCGA
The nucleotide sequence above comes from Brevibacillus laterosporus LMG 15441. Encoded proteins:
- a CDS encoding hemerythrin domain-containing protein produces the protein MHKDLSPAFEQLKNEHGPLRQLMEELYEQAVTMGKTGDEKSYAQSLHSLEEKVDSFLLMLETHAEREESFFFPMIFELTGGENGPIAVMEEEHREAKQHFVHFKEKMSTVGVTIDKNSAIMTADPVAKAYVVLSDHFMKEEMVLFPMANQLLVEEQKDELQRQLMKADRKK
- a CDS encoding acyl-CoA synthetase; the protein is MSEIQRTRRNTLGDIIRRSSLRFPKKIALRFKREEVTYQQLDSLINQTAQYICSKGLQTGDRAAVLSRNSLDFVIVTFALAKAGVIMVPINYMLNVEDVAYIMGHAEIQACFVAPEFLAVADKANEIANCELRLRAIISSPADPILEWMPLRTMIADLPTVEPDVNLDDDDVAQIMYTSGTESKPKGVMLTHKNLIAQYMSVILDGDLTEQDILVHALPLFHSAQLHCFLGPHLYVGASGTILEHAAPALMLETVERYGATQLFCPPTVWIALLRSEDFAARNLSSLQKCYYGAAIMPVEIIKELCMRLPQSKLYNFYGQTEVAPLATVLKPHDQLRKTGSAGKPALHVETKIVDESGNEVPIGHIGEIVHRSSHIMLGYFKDEEKTRSAFQGGWFHSGDLGSMDEEGYITVVDRKKDMIKTGGENVASREIEEWMYQHPKVSEVAVIGIPHPYWIEAVTAIVVANAGEEIETEELLQFCKKGLSSFKVPKFVVVTDQLPRNPSGKIVKRELRRQYQMLSEMDKLH